One region of Myxocyprinus asiaticus isolate MX2 ecotype Aquarium Trade chromosome 38, UBuf_Myxa_2, whole genome shotgun sequence genomic DNA includes:
- the LOC127428638 gene encoding uncharacterized protein LOC127428638, translated as MGIFDHSSRSAFVRSDTDVGREGLARSLRSNSSQRCSIGLRSGLCAGQSSSSTPNSLIHVFMDLALCTGAQSCWNRKGPSPNCSHKVGSMQLSKISWYAEAFRVPFTGTKGPSPAPEKQPHIIIPPPPNFTVGTMQSDKYRSPGNRQTQTRPSDCQMEKRDSSLQRTRLHCSGVQWRRALHHCIRRFALHLVMYGLDAAARPWKPSP; from the coding sequence gtcagacactgatgttggacgagaaggcctggctcgcagtcttcgctctaattcatcccaaaggtgctctatcgggttgaggtcagggctctgtgcaggccagtcaagttcttccacaccaaactcgctcatccatgtctttatggaccttgctttgtgcactggtgcgcagtcatgttggaacaggaaggggccatccccaaactgttcccacaaagttgggagcatgcaattgtccaaaatctcttggtatgctgaagcattcagagttcctttcactggaactaaggggccaagcccagctcctgaaaaacaaccccacatcataatcccccctccaccaaacttcacagttggcacaatgcagtcagacaagtaccgttctcctggcaaccgccaaacccagactcgtccatcagattgccagatggaaaagcgtgattcgtcactccagagaacgcgtctccactgctctggagtccagtggcggcgtgctttacaccactgcatccgacgctttgcattgcacttggtgatgtatggcttggatgcagctgctcggccatggaaacccagtccatga